A genome region from Methanococcoides burtonii DSM 6242 includes the following:
- a CDS encoding universal stress protein, whose protein sequence is MAGKSYKKILIATDGSDNAKNAIFSGINLAGLLGAKIYAVCVLPTHPASSMPIGSRMMRWEIPFDVMREEGTKAVNEVVEHAKINGVDAEPVLLEGHPSEEILRYAQDNDIDLIVLGTLGKTGLTRLLLGSVAENVLRHSPVEVLVVR, encoded by the coding sequence ATGGCAGGTAAAAGTTATAAGAAAATATTGATAGCTACCGACGGTTCTGATAATGCAAAGAATGCTATTTTTTCAGGAATTAACCTGGCAGGGCTGCTTGGAGCAAAGATCTATGCAGTTTGTGTCCTTCCGACACATCCCGCTTCTTCCATGCCTATAGGCTCAAGGATGATGCGATGGGAAATTCCATTTGATGTAATGAGGGAAGAAGGTACAAAGGCAGTGAACGAGGTTGTCGAACACGCCAAAATAAATGGTGTGGATGCAGAACCTGTTCTGCTTGAAGGACATCCTTCTGAAGAGATCCTCAGATATGCACAGGATAATGATATCGACCTGATCGTACTGGGAACTCTCGGCAAGACTGGTCTGACACGATTGCTTCTTGGAAGTGTGGCGGAAAATGTATTACGTCATTCTCCTGTGGAAGTTCTGGTAGTAAGGTGA